The following DNA comes from Strix uralensis isolate ZFMK-TIS-50842 chromosome 28, bStrUra1, whole genome shotgun sequence.
AGCTTTCTCAATATTCCCCCTTGTGGCATTccaaaaaaaaacctgtttcagcATTTGCTATTTCTAACAGTATCTGAGACAAAACATTAAACAGCTACTTAGCAGCAATTCTGctgtaaaatatttgctttgcagGAGATTGCTTTTGTGAGTTAGAAACAAAGCCCGTTCTCAAAAGCATGCAAGGGATTTCCGATTTTGAGAACAGAGCCATCTGTATTAGGAAGTTCCACTGATAAAATCTCTTCACTGTAAGTACACAACAGGTATTTTTTATCTGTAAAGACGGAGGACTGAGATCGCGTATGGCCAAACCAAGGGTTCCATATGCATACATGTACATGCTATTATACTCACTGAAGTTTGTTGCACTGAAGATTTTGctttaagcaaatattttaccTCAAAAGCACTGCTTCTTCCAACAGCAAGACAATGGAGAAGACCTGATTAAACTCTGACATCTACCTATGAAAATTTCTGCTGAAGGAATGATAAATAAAACGTTTTCTCTTAAGAAAGAACTGGAACCTGATCTGAGTTCTGACTTACTAAAACATTCCCCCCATCATACCTATATGCTGCAATTTCGATGTCCAGGGCCATTTTCACATTGAGCAGATCTTGATATTCCTTCAAGTACCGAGCCATTTCGCTCTTCGTGGTTCTCAGCTCATTCTCTAATTTGTTGATTGTATCCTGTTGGAAGCAACAATATTGACAACGTAAAATTCTTAGTTCTCCCATGTCTAGCAATAATACCTTGCAGGGCACTTCTCCAATCCCGTTACCTTAACCTTGCTCTAGCAGACAGAGAAAATGAACAGCTCCAACTCCCCTCTAAGCCCAAAAAGGGGGCATTTACCAGAGCTCACCTTCCTGGCAGCGTTTTCCCACCCCTATATCTACCCTGCTTTACTATTCCATCCCTACTCAATGTTAAGAGCCCGATTTGCTGCTATCCAAGGACTGAAGCATGCATGAAACTTGTTTCACTTTTAACCTCCGTGTGCTTTTGCTAGTTTTAGCTGAAGGATATCTTCCATCTGAGGCTATAGTTAAGGCTGAACGGGTGTATGGCTAGGATGGAGCATGCATCATGCTCCGTGGCGTTCTGCACGACCCCTCCACGCTACCTCACGGTTCAGCCACGTCCCAGGGTTTGTGGATGAGCTCGTTGCgatcccccccaccaccaccaccaccaccacccccccggccccccgcaccTGCAGGGCGGAGATGTCGGCGCTCTGCTTCtcttccagctcctgcagctgcttctccagcGCCTCGTTCATGCCGCGGGTGGCCTCGATCTCCAGCGTCTTGGCCTTGAGCAGCCGGCGGCTCTCGGACACCTCGTCCTTGGCGGCGCGGACGGCGTCGGTGTTCTTGGCCGCGCTCTCGCTGAGGACGGTGAAGCGGCTGCGGAACCACTCCTCGGCGTTCTGCATGTTGCGAGCCGCCAGCTTCTCGTACTGGGCGCGGATGTCGCGCAGGGCGGCGGAGAGGTCGGGCTTGGCCGACACGTCCATCTCCACCGAGAGGTGCGCGTACTGGATCTGCGCCTGCAGCTCCGCCAGCTCCTCCTCATGCACCTTCTTGAGGAAGGCCAGCTCGTCCAGCAAGCTGTCCACCCGCTTCTCCAGCTCCGCCCGTGCCAGCGCCGCCTCGTCCGCGCCCTTGCGCACCTCCAGCAGCCGCGCCTCCGCGTCCTCCCGGCTCAGCACCTCCTCCTCGTAGCGCGCCTGCAGCCCGCGCAGCGTCTCCTCCAGGCTCTCCCGCTCGCCCTGCAGCGCCTGCTTCTCGCTCGCCGCCTCCTCGGCGGCCAGGCGCAGCTCGCGGATCTCCTGCTCGTAGAGGGCGCGGAAGCGGGAGGGCTCGGCGTGTTTCTGCCGCAGCACCAGCAGCTCGGCCTCCAGCACCTTGTTCTGCTGCTCCAGCTCGTGCACCCGCTCGATGAAACAGGCGAAGCGGTCGTTGAGGTCCTGCAGCTGCGCCCGCTCCTGGCTGCGGATCGACTTGAGGTCGTTGCTGATGGCCGCCACCTGGCTGAGGTCGAGGCTGTCCACCGAGTGCAGGAGGGAGCCCGAGGCGCTGGAGGTGGCGTAGCTGCGCCGCACCGACACGGAGGAGACGGGCGCCGAGAGGCTGGAGTACGCCGAGCGCGCCGAGCTGtagccgccgccgct
Coding sequences within:
- the NEFL gene encoding neurofilament light polypeptide isoform X2 encodes the protein MSSYGYDPFFPAYKRRYAESPRLHVSAMRSSGGGYSSARSAYSSLSAPVSSVSVRRSYATSSASGSLLHSVDSLDLSQVAAISNDLKSIRSQERAQLQDLNDRFACFIERVHELEQQNKVLEAELLVLRQKHAEPSRFRALYEQEIRELRLAAEEAASEKQALQGERESLEETLRGLQARYEEEVLSREDAEARLLEVRKGADEAALARAELEKRVDSLLDELAFLKKVHEEELAELQAQIQYAHLSVEMDVSAKPDLSAALRDIRAQYEKLAARNMQNAEEWFRSRFTVLSESAAKNTDAVRAAKDEVSESRRLLKAKTLEIEATRGMNEALEKQLQELEEKQSADISALQDTINKLENELRTTKSEMARYLKEYQDLLNVKMALDIEIAAYRKLLEGEETRLSFTSVGSITSGYTQAAPTFGRSAYSGLQSSSYLMTTRSFPTYYSSHVQEEQIEIEETIEAAKVAEAKAAPAEEGAKEESEEAKEGEEEEGEGEETAAEEGEESQETAEETAEEEKEEKEAAGKEESEVKKKA
- the NEFL gene encoding neurofilament light polypeptide isoform X1, with product MSSYGYDPFFPAYKRRYAESPRLHVSAMRSSGGGYSSARSAYSSLSAPVSSVSVRRSYATSSASGSLLHSVDSLDLSQVAAISNDLKSIRSQERAQLQDLNDRFACFIERVHELEQQNKVLEAELLVLRQKHAEPSRFRALYEQEIRELRLAAEEAASEKQALQGERESLEETLRGLQARYEEEVLSREDAEARLLEVRKGADEAALARAELEKRVDSLLDELAFLKKVHEEELAELQAQIQYAHLSVEMDVSAKPDLSAALRDIRAQYEKLAARNMQNAEEWFRSRFTVLSESAAKNTDAVRAAKDEVSESRRLLKAKTLEIEATRGMNEALEKQLQELEEKQSADISALQDTINKLENELRTTKSEMARYLKEYQDLLNVKMALDIEIAAYRKLLEGEETRLSFTSVGSITSGYTQAAPTFGRSAYSGLQSSSYLMTTRSFPTYYSSHVQEEQIEIEETIEAAKVAEAKAAPAEEGEEEEKEEGEEEAGGEEAEEEEEGAKEESEEAKEGEEEEGEGEETAAEEGEESQETAEETAEEEKEEKEAAGKEESEVKKKA